One genomic segment of Hordeum vulgare subsp. vulgare chromosome 2H, MorexV3_pseudomolecules_assembly, whole genome shotgun sequence includes these proteins:
- the LOC123427325 gene encoding uncharacterized protein LOC123427325, with protein MGGFQRQVKERTMEVKVAVLKGVRVVGDFGKKTWNKVKAIKR; from the coding sequence atGGGAGGGTTCCAGAGGCAGGTGAAGGAGAGGACCATGGAGGTGAAGGTGGCGGTGCTCAAGGGCGTCAGGGTCGTCGGCGACTTCGGCAAGAAGACGTGGAACAAGGTCAAGGCCATCAAGCGCTGA